From the genome of Marinifilum sp. JC120:
GGTGCGGCCGAAGCATCCCTTGCCAATCAAGGGCTGTGCGAGATTGTCCAAAAAGGAACGATTCCAAACCGCCAATATATTGTGGTTCCTTGACTTATTGTATCCGGTTGGACATATAAAACACAAGCTCATAGAGACTTTCTCATAGTTTCTCTCGGCTGGTTCAGCATCTAAAATTATGTCTTTTTTGATATATCGAAAAAGATTCTGCAAACAGACAACTTACAGACTGCCGCCAAACAAAACGTGCGGTCATTGCAACAAAACCTATTTCACCCCGGAGCCTTAACTCATGATGAAAACTGTTCCTGTTCAGGACTCCATCGGCAATGTCCTCTGTCACGACATGACCCGCATCGTCCCCGGCGAATACAAGGGGCCCGCCTTTAAGAAAGGGCACATAATTACCCCGGAAGATATTCCGGTACTTTTAGAAATCGGCAAAGAACATGTTTACATCCTGACCCTCGAAGAAGGGCAGCTGCATGAAAACGATGCTGCAAGACGCATTTCCAAAGCTGTAGCCGGTCCGGGAATCACCCTCACCGACATCAGCGAAGGACGTATTAATATGATCGCCGCTCCGGGATTGCTCTGCATCAATGTAGAAGCCCTGAACCACATCAATAGTATTGATGAAGTCGTTGTGGCGACCCTGCATAACGGTATCCAGATCACCGAATCCCGTGAAGTTGCCGGAACCCGCGTTGTCCCGCTGGTCATTGATGAGAGCAAGATCGAACAGGTGGAAGAAATCTGTCGTGATTGCGGTCCCATCGTCAGCGTAAAGCCTTTCCGTAATCTCAAAGTGGGCCTGATCACCACCGGAAGCGAGGTTTATCACGGACGGATCAAGGACAAATTCGGCCCGGTTATCCGCAATAAATTTTCCAAGCTCAACTCGGATGTGATCGGACAGACCTTTGTCAGCGATGACCCCGATATGACCAGCACCGCGATCCTTAAAGCAATTGATGACGGAGCGCAGATGGTGGTGGTCACCGGAGGCATGAGCGTCGACCCCGACGATCAGACCCCGGCTTCAATCAGAGCCACAGGTGCCGAAATAGTCACCTACGGCTCCCCCACTTTCCCCGGAGTAATGTTCATGCTCGGATACCTGAACGGTGTACCCATCGTGGGTTTGCCGGGCTGTGTCATGTACTACCGGGCCAGCATTTTCGACCTTATTGTTCCGCGGATCGTGGCTGGTGAACGGCCCACCCGCATGGAAATCGCCGAATTGGGCCACGGTGGTTTCTGCGCCGGTTGCGACACCTGCCGCTACCCGCTGTGTTCTTTCGGTAAATAGAGGATAGTTCGACGTCCTTCCCGGACGCCTGCGAATACAAAACAGCAGTAATTCAAGGAGGTTCTTTCCATGATCAAACGGACTCTGAAAGTTAACGGTGTTGAGAAATTCATCATCTGCGAAAATGATGATTCCCTCGCCAATGTTCTGCGCGAAAAGCTCGGTCTGCTCAGCGTTAAAATCGGTTGCGGAACCGGACAGTGCGGTAGTTGCTCAGTCGTAGTTGACGGCAAGCTCAAACGTACCTGCACCATGAAAATGAAACGCGTTGAAGATTTCACCGAAGTCATCACTACCGAAGGTATCGGAACTCCGAACCAGCTGCACCCGATCCAGCTTGCATGGATGGCCCACGGCGGCGCACAGTGCGGTTTCTGTACCCCCGGTTTCATTGTTTCCACCTACGCTCTGATTCTCTCCAATCCTAAACCGACCCGCGGAGATATTCGCGACTGGTTCCAGAAACATCGCAACGCCTGCCGCTGCACCGGTTACAAACCGTTGGTTGACGCAGTTCAGGACGCAGCAGCAGTAATGCGCGGCGACATGAGTGAAGACGCTCTGCTCTTCAAAATGCCTGAAGATCAGCGCATCTGGGGTTCCAAATATCCCCGCCCCACCGCAGTGGCCAAAGTTACCGGTACTCTCGATTACGGTGCAGACCTCGGCCTGAAAATGCCCGAAGGCACCCTGAAATGCGCACTGGTACAGGCTGAAATATCCCACGCCAACATCATTTCCATCGACACATCCGAAGCAGAAGCAATGGAAGGTGTCGAAAAAGTTGTTACCTACAAAGACATCAAGGGTAAAAACCGCATCACCGGTCTGATCACCTTCCCCACCAACAAAGGTGACGGTTGGGATCGCCCCATTCTTTGTGACGAAAAAGTATTCCAGTACGGTGACGCCATCGCCATCGTCTGCGCAACTTCTGAAAAGATCGCCAAGGCCGCAGCAGCCAAGGTAAAAGTTGAACTGGAACAGCTGCCCGAGTACATGAACGCTCCCGCCGCCATGGAAGAAGATGCCATGGAAATCCATCCCGGCACCCCCAACGTCTATTTTGAACAGAAGGTTGCCAAGGGCGAAGAAACCGCTCCCATCTTCGACAAAGCCGACGTTGTTGTGGAAGGCAGCTACTATGTACAGCGCCAGCCGCATATGCCCATCGAGCCGGACGTAGGTTTCGCTTTCCTCGATGATGACGGCAAACTCTGCATTCACTCCAAGTCCATCGGCCTGCACCTCCATGCAGCTATGATCGCTCCCGGTCTGGGCATTGAAATCGAAAACCTGATCATGGTTCAGAACTATGCTGGTGGTACTTTCGGTTACAAATTCTCCCCCACCATGGAAGCTTTGGTCGGTGCAGCCTGCCTCGCTACCGGTAAGCCTGTATTCCTCGGCTACAACTGGCATCAGCAGCAGACTTACACTGGTAAACGTTCACCCTTCTTCACCGACATCCGCGTTGCCGCTGACAAAGACGGTAAACTGCTCGGTCTGGAAACCGACTGGATTTGTGACCACGGTCCTTACTCCGAATTCGGTGACCTGCTGACCCTGCGCGGTGCCCAGTTCATCGGTGCCGGTTACAACATGCCCAACATCCGTGGTCTCGGTAAAACCGTTTGTACCAACCATGCATGGGGTTCTGCTTTCCGTGGTTATGGTGCTCCTGAAACCGAATTCGGCTACGAAGTCATCATGGATGAGCTGGCTGAAAAACTCGGTATGGACCCCTTCGATCTGCGCGAAAAGAACATCTACCGCCCCGGCGACACTACCCCCACCGGTTGTAAGCCTGAAGTATACTGCATTGAAGATATCTTCACCAAGGGTCGTCCCAAATACGAAGAACTCAAGAAATGGGCTGCGCAGGATGCTGCCGCAGGCTTCAAACGCGGCTTAGGTATTGCTGTAGGTGTGTACGGTTCCGGCCTTGACGGACCTGACACAGCTGAGTCTGAAATTGAACTCAACAAAGACGGTTCCGTAACCCTCTTCAACTGCTGGCATGACCACGGTCAGGGTGCTGACATCGGTTGTCTGGGTACTGCCCATGAAGCCCTGCGTCCCCTCGGACTCACTCCTGAGCAGATTCATCTGGTCATGAACGATACCCGCAACTGCCCCAACGGCGGACCCGCCGGCGGTAGCCGCTCTCAGGTCGTTATCGGTAACGCCATTATTGCAGCTTGCCGCAACCTGATGGATGCAATGCGCAAGGCTGACAACTCTTACATGAGCTACGATGAACTGGTCGCAGCCAACAAGGCTGTCCGTTACAACGGTAAATGGTCTGCACCTGCCACCGAGTGTGATGAAAACGGTCAGGGTTCTCCCTTCGCCTGCTACATGTACGGTCTGTTCATGTCCGGTGTTGAAGTTGAAGTTGCCACCGGTAAAGTTCAGGTTGAAAAAATGGTTCTGGTTGCTGACATCGGTAAGATCAACAACAAACTCGCTGTTGACGGCCAGATGTACGGCGGTCTTGCTCAGGGTGTCGGACTGGCTCTCACCGAGGACTACGAAGACATCAAGAAGCACTCCACCATGGTCGGTGCAGGCTTCCCCTACATCAAGCAGATCCCCGATGACATGGAACTGATCTACGTTGAGACCGAACGCCCCGAAGGTCCTCACGGCGCATCCGGTGTTGGTGAGCTTCCGCTGACCACCCCGCACGCTTCCGTAATCAACGCTATCTACAATGCCTGCGGCGCACGCGTAACACATCTCCCGGCTCGTCCCGAGAAAGTTCTCGCTGCTATGAAAGGCTAATTAACTGACTATAGTCCGAGGTCAGGTGCATGTGCCTGACCTCGGATTTCTTTTGCCTCCGGCGGCTTAAACCCTTTTATTAAGGCTTCGCCACTATGGATCAAAAAAATTTACGAGATTGGGAAGCTAGGTGTACTCAGGAAGAGCCGCCTAAATGTAAGGCCCGCTGTCCGCTGCATGTGGATGGGCGGGAATTTTGCCGTCTGCTCTCAGCTGGACAGATAGATAAGGCTTGGGCTGTACTATGTAAGACTATGCCCTTTCCTTCGGTCAGTGCCAGAATCTGTGACGGAGACTGTCAAAGCGACTGTCTGCGTGAACAAGTGGGAGGTGGAATCAACCTTGCCGCGCTGGAACGATTTGCCGCAGAGAATGCCAAACGCAGCCCCATGATCAGGTCATTGCCTCCGCGCGGAAAGAATATTGCCGTTTTCGGTGCCCATCTTTCAGGGCTGGCCGCTGCTTGGGACCTCAGCAAAAAAGGCTTTACCGTCATTGTGTTCTGCAAAGACAAGCGACAGGGTTTCGAGAGTCTCCCGGTAGACAGGGTCAGTAATGAAATTATTGAAAAAGAACTGACCCAGCTCGGCAAAATGAATGTTTCCTTTGCGGAGCACGGCAAGCCAGATCCACAAACTATTATGGCCGCCTGCGAGAGCTTCGACGCTGTTTTTGTCGATCCTCTGGCATACAACAGTACGCAACTAGGTCTAAGCGAAGTGGACCTCGGCACTTTGCAAACCAGCATTGAATTCCTGTTCGCCTCCCCGGATGTAAGCGACAAATCACCCATTGAACTCATCGCCCTTGGTCGCAAGGGCGCGCTTTCCATTGAACGCAAGCTCCAAAATGCTTCTCTCACTGCCGGACGAGATCGCGAAGCCCCCTTTAAAACAAAACTTTTCACCAACATCAGTAAGACGGAAACAATAAATCCCGTTGCCGTTCCTGATGAAGGCTACTCCCCGGAACAAGCCCTCAAGGAAGCTGAGCGCTGTCTGCTCTGCGAATGTATGGAATGCGTAAAGAACTGTGCCTATCTGGAGGAATTTAAGAGCTACCCCAAAGCCTACGCCCGCCAGATTTACAACAACGCATCCATTGTCATGGGCACCCGTATGGCTAATACCATGATCAATTCCTGCATGCTTTGCGGATTGTGCGAGAAGGTCTGTCCCGAAAATTTTGCCATGCATGATCTCTGTCTCGAAGCCCGGCAGGATCTGGTGAACAAAGGGCATATGCCGCCCTCAGCCCATGAATTCGCCTTCCGCGATATGGATTTTGCCGACTCTTCAGCCTGTGCGCTGGTCAAACATCAGCCGGGCACCGATATAAGCAGGCAGGTATTCTTTCCCGGTTGCCAGATGAGCGCATCCGATCCCGGTGCGATTGAACGCACATACGCCCACCTCTGCTCCATACTGGACGGTGGAACCGGACTCATGCTGCGCTGCTGCGGAGCACCAGCCGACTGGGCCGGGCAAAAAGAAATGTTCGAGCGTAAAACAGCATCCCTTAAAAGAGACTGGGAATCACTTGGCCGCCCGCAAATTATTGCCGCCTGTCCTTCCTGTATTGAAAGCCTGCGTAAAGAATTTCCCGAAGCTGATGTTACATCCCTCTGGTCAGTGCTCAACTTGGAGATAGGTCAACTTGCGCAACGCCCGGAAACAAAACTGTTTTCCTTGCAGGACCCGTGCAGCTCCCG
Proteins encoded in this window:
- a CDS encoding 4Fe-4S ferredoxin; this translates as MDQKNLRDWEARCTQEEPPKCKARCPLHVDGREFCRLLSAGQIDKAWAVLCKTMPFPSVSARICDGDCQSDCLREQVGGGINLAALERFAAENAKRSPMIRSLPPRGKNIAVFGAHLSGLAAAWDLSKKGFTVIVFCKDKRQGFESLPVDRVSNEIIEKELTQLGKMNVSFAEHGKPDPQTIMAACESFDAVFVDPLAYNSTQLGLSEVDLGTLQTSIEFLFASPDVSDKSPIELIALGRKGALSIERKLQNASLTAGRDREAPFKTKLFTNISKTETINPVAVPDEGYSPEQALKEAERCLLCECMECVKNCAYLEEFKSYPKAYARQIYNNASIVMGTRMANTMINSCMLCGLCEKVCPENFAMHDLCLEARQDLVNKGHMPPSAHEFAFRDMDFADSSACALVKHQPGTDISRQVFFPGCQMSASDPGAIERTYAHLCSILDGGTGLMLRCCGAPADWAGQKEMFERKTASLKRDWESLGRPQIIAACPSCIESLRKEFPEADVTSLWSVLNLEIGQLAQRPETKLFSLQDPCSSRTNHDLMNDVRLLLSGLDITFEEPDLSGTLTECCGFGGLLANANEPLANKVAKRRAEKLDHDGITYCAMCRDMLSKAGKRCQHILDILFPDGSDDPAGRMAPGYSARRENRVRLKENLLRKTWNEQPEPRNDYESIALEFTEEAHKMMEKRRILLSDVQKTLHAVQDSRQVLKNTETGHKLVQFRPVTVTYWVEYEMKNGTYLVHRVWSHRMRVLGGV
- a CDS encoding molybdopterin-binding protein translates to MMKTVPVQDSIGNVLCHDMTRIVPGEYKGPAFKKGHIITPEDIPVLLEIGKEHVYILTLEEGQLHENDAARRISKAVAGPGITLTDISEGRINMIAAPGLLCINVEALNHINSIDEVVVATLHNGIQITESREVAGTRVVPLVIDESKIEQVEEICRDCGPIVSVKPFRNLKVGLITTGSEVYHGRIKDKFGPVIRNKFSKLNSDVIGQTFVSDDPDMTSTAILKAIDDGAQMVVVTGGMSVDPDDQTPASIRATGAEIVTYGSPTFPGVMFMLGYLNGVPIVGLPGCVMYYRASIFDLIVPRIVAGERPTRMEIAELGHGGFCAGCDTCRYPLCSFGK
- a CDS encoding aldehyde oxidoreductase, with translation MIKRTLKVNGVEKFIICENDDSLANVLREKLGLLSVKIGCGTGQCGSCSVVVDGKLKRTCTMKMKRVEDFTEVITTEGIGTPNQLHPIQLAWMAHGGAQCGFCTPGFIVSTYALILSNPKPTRGDIRDWFQKHRNACRCTGYKPLVDAVQDAAAVMRGDMSEDALLFKMPEDQRIWGSKYPRPTAVAKVTGTLDYGADLGLKMPEGTLKCALVQAEISHANIISIDTSEAEAMEGVEKVVTYKDIKGKNRITGLITFPTNKGDGWDRPILCDEKVFQYGDAIAIVCATSEKIAKAAAAKVKVELEQLPEYMNAPAAMEEDAMEIHPGTPNVYFEQKVAKGEETAPIFDKADVVVEGSYYVQRQPHMPIEPDVGFAFLDDDGKLCIHSKSIGLHLHAAMIAPGLGIEIENLIMVQNYAGGTFGYKFSPTMEALVGAACLATGKPVFLGYNWHQQQTYTGKRSPFFTDIRVAADKDGKLLGLETDWICDHGPYSEFGDLLTLRGAQFIGAGYNMPNIRGLGKTVCTNHAWGSAFRGYGAPETEFGYEVIMDELAEKLGMDPFDLREKNIYRPGDTTPTGCKPEVYCIEDIFTKGRPKYEELKKWAAQDAAAGFKRGLGIAVGVYGSGLDGPDTAESEIELNKDGSVTLFNCWHDHGQGADIGCLGTAHEALRPLGLTPEQIHLVMNDTRNCPNGGPAGGSRSQVVIGNAIIAACRNLMDAMRKADNSYMSYDELVAANKAVRYNGKWSAPATECDENGQGSPFACYMYGLFMSGVEVEVATGKVQVEKMVLVADIGKINNKLAVDGQMYGGLAQGVGLALTEDYEDIKKHSTMVGAGFPYIKQIPDDMELIYVETERPEGPHGASGVGELPLTTPHASVINAIYNACGARVTHLPARPEKVLAAMKG